CGAGGCGAACGGATTCCGGCTAGCAAAACGTTTGCCAGGAAGCCGACCATCCGCCCGAGTGGTAGTGCCTGATGGGGCTGGCGGTTGCGCGGACCCACTTCACGCCCGTTCGAAACTACTCCCCGCTTGGCGGAACCAGTGTTTCCTCGACGTTGAACTCGATACGACGTACGACCGGAATGAGGGTAAACTCCACGCGCTCCCTCTCCCCTGCCCGGAGATCGAGTTTCTGGTGGTCTGGCTCAAGCCTGAAACCTGTCGATAGCGATGGCTGGACGACCCGAATCGTCCAGATGCCCGGCGGTACCCGTTCGAAGTCGAAGCTTCCACCGGCATCGGTGATGGCGTACAGGACATCGTCCGAACTCCTAAGCTCCACCCGCACGCCTCGGTTGGCGTCCTCGAACGTCGCTTCGTCTCCGACCGCCGTGGCGCTTCGTTCGGGGATCGTGACATCGAGCACGCCCGATACGACCGCGCTCTTGATGACCTCGAAATCGATCCTCGCCTCCTCCCCTTCGGCGATCGTGATCCGCTGCGGCGGAGCGGGGATCAGCAGGCGGTCCGCCGCCAACACGTCACGGAACTCGACCTGGACGACGTGTTCGCCCACCGGCAGTGCCGGGAAGGAGAAGTTTCCATCCGCGCCGCTGGTCAACGACTGCCCGGCTACGCTTATCACCACCCCCTCGATAGGTTCGCCCTTGGCGGTAGCGATTCTTCCAGCCAGCCTGCCTATGCCCGGTCGTCGTCCGAGCGGGACATTCAGAGGTACGGAATAGCTTAGTTCGAACTTCACCGAATAGGGCAGCTCGCGGACTGCCTTCACGCTTACGTCCACGCTGAGAGCGTGATCGCCAGGAAGAGCGTAGTCGGCTCGCAGCTGGGCATCCCATAGTTTGCTGGAGTTGAACAGGTGGACGGTCGCTCCACCACCGACGACGAGACTCTCGGTCAACGACCCGGCCCAGCGAACCCCGAAAGCCAGGTCGTCGAGCCGCGGGAACAGCAGATCGTACTCGCCGTCTAGGCTCATGGTCAGCCTTCCCGTATCACCCGTGGGAATCCCTGCGGCAGCCTCGTAATTCAGCGTGCGGCTCATGGCAGAGCCGGGACTCTTCTGCTGCTCCAACTGGACCGATTGCGCCAGGGCGAACCCCGACGGTGCACGGTAGCTCGCGAGCAAAGAGGCCAGGTCCTTATCATGCACACCCGCGGTTCGTTCCTCATAGTTGCTCGAAAAGGAACCTGCGATGCTGAACCGCCCCGCCGAAAAACTGACGCCTACCCGGTACTCCTCGGAAAGCCGGCTCGCCTCGGACGGTGGCATGAAGAGAAAGGGGGAGTCGGGCGACCAGGCCCACGAAGTCGAATAGCGGGCCGAAAGGAACAGGGGGAATTGCGGCGCGATCCGCAACGGTTCGTTCATGCGGAACAACGACTCGAGCGAGACCGCGAATGCGTGCTGGTCGTTTCGATCGAAACCTGCGCTGCTGGTGTGGACTCTCAGCCTTACGAAACTAACTCCTTCGTTCAGCTGTCCGTCGACTTCGAACCCATGAGAGAGATTCGCGCCCCTCGGGAGCCTTACACCGTAGGTCAAGGCTATGGAACCCAACTGCACGACGGTGGGGTCGCGAAGACGCGGCGTGTATCGAACGGCGAAGGATCCCAGGAGTCCAGCGCTGGAAGCGTTGACGGTGACCGACAGGTCGGTGTCTTCGTTCAGGTCGCCTGAGAGGCCGGCCGTCAGACCCGTGGTGCCATCGCTGCTGTAGCCCTGCACCTCGATGATGACGGGCAGGTTCCGAAGAGGCCCGGTCTCGTAACTTGCGCTCACTCCGAAACCGTTGACGCTGGGAGTCAAGAGCGAGGTGCTGAAACTCTGATCTCCCAGGAGCAGCTTGAACTCCGGCAACCGATATTCGACTACCAGACCCTCGAGCAGATCGTCGGGAGCGATGCGGATATCTACCCGGAACTGTCCCTCGCTCCGCTCGGCGAGGCTTCCTGTGCCGCTGATCTCGAGGGCGGCACCCTCTCCGGAAGAGGCCCCGGAACTATCTCCGAGATAAGAGAGCTTGGCGGTAAGCGGAAAGGTGTGATAGGCGGAAGATGCGGGGAGCGCCTTGGGGATGAGGACGGTACGGCTCGTGCCTGATGCCGAGATCGTCGGGGCGCTCAGACTGACCGCTCGGAGAGTGAGCGTGTGGGAAGTTTGCCGCGTGGGCCTTGGACCAGTGGCCACGACGCCGACCTCCGCGCTCTCCCCCGGTGTCAGAGCTACGACATCGGGAACGGTACGGACGTCGAAACCCAGACTGCTGCTCGCCGACAACCGCCACTCATGGGTGGTGTTGCCCTCGTTCAGGAAGAGGAAGGTGGTCTCGAACGCCTCGGCGGTGACGAACTCGGGTTCGTCCACGGCACGGATGAGAACACGATCTATCGCCGGGACCGTGACCGTGAAGAGCGCCTCACGTCGCTCATCCTCTCCAGAGACGTAGTAGGTGAGGGGAAAGGTGTGGTTACCCGATTTCGCATCGACTGACACGAGAACGCTCATGATCACGACTCGGGAGGCGCCGGGATCGAGGCTGAAGTCAGAGGGAGGGACCAGTACCAGCCAGCCGCTTGGCACAGTCAGCTGCGGCTCCACCGTCTGCCACTCAGCGGACCGATTTTCGAAGCGGACACGTAGGCTCAGGGTCTGGCGGGGTTGCGCTTCGAGAACCGGGGTGAGCACCTGGACCGTCACGCCTGCTCCCTGAGCCATCGTTCGCGTCAGGAAGAAAACGCAGAGGAACAGGACTAACGCACAACGGGCTCGGGATCGCATTTCGGCCCGTTTCGGAAGCTATCGAACGGTAGCGTCGAGGTTGTAACGGGCTCCGAAAACGCTGTTACCACCTGCGTCGGCAACTACCACCGCCTGGTACACCTCGTGTTGGAGGCTTCCCAGCTCGAAGGTGAGCCGGTCGGTGGCGCCTGGGTAGGTTCGTGCGCTCTGCCCCTCCACCCGCTTCACCAACATTCCATCGGAGTCGTAGAGCTCGAGCCAGGAGCCCGTCTCGACGACGAACGCTCCGGAGTTCGTGAGACCCACCTGCAGGTAGTAGTGGCCGTCGTCATCCGGCGCGAACAGGGGGTCCGTGAACTGGATGCTGTTGCGTTCGGGCGTGCCGATGTGGGTGAGGACGGTGACGGAGTACTGGAAGCGAACATTGATCGTGGTCGTGACGCTGGCATCGGCCGACTGCTCCCTTACGACGCTCGGATCGAGGGGCTGGACCTGCAAGAGGCTCCAATAGCTCCCGTTCAGCGAAGGATCGTCGGGGACCGCGATCGTGAAAGGTACGTCGAGGCTGGAGTTGGCCGGCACTACCGCTTGCGGTGCGACATCTATCCAGCCAGCATTCGATCGGTCTAGCTTGCCGCTCGGCAAGAACTCGATCTCTCCTTCAGGAGAGAAGCCCATGTCGGCCTGGGATATCGAGACGAGCGCGTCGGCCTCGCCGGTGTTCGAGAGGGTGATGCTTCCGTGCCTGACCACGCCTGGTACGGCACGTATCTCCTGTCGCAACGCGCTCGATACGATCACCGAAGCGAGCCCGGTCGGGTCCGGTGACTGGGCGAGCGCGACGTTCGCGGCGGAAAGAAGGGCGACGACGACAAGCGCCAGGGGCAGTGCGACCGAACGCGCGTCCATTCTGTTACTCATCCATTTCAACTGCGACTTCTCCGAAAAACGGCAGGATGGCTTTCGCCATCCTGCCTCGAACACGTGACGATTACTTCTGGGCGATAGAGAACGTGATGTCAGCGGTGTAGCTGCCTGCGGCTACCTCCTGGGTAGTGACCGCTTCGAGGGTCACGGTTACGCTGCCGCTGGCGTTCTTGATGCCGGTAACGACATCGGCCGTGCTGCCGGCGGTATTGTCGGCGTTCACCAGGACCACGGCCGTGGGTCCGGGGGACCCTCCGTTGGTATCGGAACTGTTCACGACGGCGCTCTTGTAGCTGAGCTTCGGATACGCGGTCGTGGTGCCGGTGCCACTGTAGGTCCAAACGGCGCCAGACGTGGTGTCGGCAACCGCGGCGGCGGTAATGGCATGGCTCAAACCGTCGTTGCTAGCGTAATCGAGAACGGTGCTGGCGTCCGACACTGTGGCGCCACCGGCGGCCAGGGTGAACGCTATGTCGGCATTCGTGGTGGCCGCGGTCAGGCTAGTGGCGCCCGAAACGGTCGCTGTGGCCGTCTGGGTGACCTGCGCCAAGGCGACCGGCAGTACCAGGGCCGTTAGCGCGACGAAAGTCCTCACGAGAATCTTGCTGCTGAACATCTTCTTCCTCCTGTTCGGCATCATTCCGATGCCGGTCCTGTTTTGTGGGCCCCTGCCCGGCGGTTGCCGGTTGCTTTTCGGGGATCCTGCCAGCAACACAGTTCCTCAAACAGAAGGAAGGAAATACTCTTGCTTCCGATTAGTCCTATGTGCCTTCAGCCGGTTGCGCTACTAGCTCCATCTGGTCCAGGCGCCCAAATTGCGGACCAGACTTCATCGCTTCTGCAGGCGTATTCAGTTGTCGCCCGAGAACCTCTAGGTTCCCAAGACGAAGTGTAACAGCTGGACCCGCTGCCGCAGCGACATATCTAACAACCCGAGCCCGCATTTTTCGCGTTCACGACGACGTTTACACGACACGACCCGGGCGTCGCTCGACACTCGGATCAAGTCATCGAACGCCCGTACCAGCTGCCGTGGCGTCATGGGATGCCGGCCGCGCTAACCGCGAGGCGAGCCGAGTCGTCGCTCCCTAGGCCATCTCAGATTCCTGGGCCATCACCTCGAGGAACGCGTCGACGACCTGCGGGTCGAACTGCCGACCGCGTTGCGCCCGGATGTACTCCAGGGCCTTCTCCCGCGGCCAGGCCGGCCGGTAGGGGCGGACCGAAGTCAGGGCGTCGAACACGTCGACTACCGCGAATATCCGGGCCGGCAGAGGTATCTCTGCCTCCTTCAGACCCAGCGGGTAGCCCTTGCCGTCCCACCTCTCGTGGTGTGCATAGGGGATGTCCAGTGCCGGCCTCAGGAACGTGATGGGCGAAAGGAGCTTGAAGGCATGCTCGGGGTGCGCCTTCATCAACTCCCACTCGTCGGTCGCCAGCTTCCCTTTCTTCAGCAGTATCGAGTCCGGGACAGCCATCTTGCCGATGTCGTGGAGCAGCGCTCCCCACCTGAGGAACACCAGCTCGTCGCTGGGGAAGTCGAGTTTCCGGGCCAGGGTCGTGGTCAACTCGGTGACCCTGCGCGAGTGACCTTCGGTC
This genomic window from Trueperaceae bacterium contains:
- a CDS encoding carboxypeptidase regulatory-like domain-containing protein; translated protein: MTVQVLTPVLEAQPRQTLSLRVRFENRSAEWQTVEPQLTVPSGWLVLVPPSDFSLDPGASRVVIMSVLVSVDAKSGNHTFPLTYYVSGEDERREALFTVTVPAIDRVLIRAVDEPEFVTAEAFETTFLFLNEGNTTHEWRLSASSSLGFDVRTVPDVVALTPGESAEVGVVATGPRPTRQTSHTLTLRAVSLSAPTISASGTSRTVLIPKALPASSAYHTFPLTAKLSYLGDSSGASSGEGAALEISGTGSLAERSEGQFRVDIRIAPDDLLEGLVVEYRLPEFKLLLGDQSFSTSLLTPSVNGFGVSASYETGPLRNLPVIIEVQGYSSDGTTGLTAGLSGDLNEDTDLSVTVNASSAGLLGSFAVRYTPRLRDPTVVQLGSIALTYGVRLPRGANLSHGFEVDGQLNEGVSFVRLRVHTSSAGFDRNDQHAFAVSLESLFRMNEPLRIAPQFPLFLSARYSTSWAWSPDSPFLFMPPSEASRLSEEYRVGVSFSAGRFSIAGSFSSNYEERTAGVHDKDLASLLASYRAPSGFALAQSVQLEQQKSPGSAMSRTLNYEAAAGIPTGDTGRLTMSLDGEYDLLFPRLDDLAFGVRWAGSLTESLVVGGGATVHLFNSSKLWDAQLRADYALPGDHALSVDVSVKAVRELPYSVKFELSYSVPLNVPLGRRPGIGRLAGRIATAKGEPIEGVVISVAGQSLTSGADGNFSFPALPVGEHVVQVEFRDVLAADRLLIPAPPQRITIAEGEEARIDFEVIKSAVVSGVLDVTIPERSATAVGDEATFEDANRGVRVELRSSDDVLYAITDAGGSFDFERVPPGIWTIRVVQPSLSTGFRLEPDHQKLDLRAGERERVEFTLIPVVRRIEFNVEETLVPPSGE